The Medicago truncatula cultivar Jemalong A17 chromosome 4, MtrunA17r5.0-ANR, whole genome shotgun sequence genome includes a region encoding these proteins:
- the LOC25494395 gene encoding uncharacterized protein: MKKRQRVAPISESISKRKKKEDKGTKKKKEGRRVEKETNVEIIKSVNLLEDDHDGEGSGIDSPISNVVGSLQQNSDDNDSGLIEVFETEEDNEFSHSDKEDIRTIGGATSEDSVDLSSFDLHLQHNLSKEEIDSQKNLKFSWDVPVIGASNCKWRGTGENILKDFNINSCPGLKEKLYEHWMDVSKTSGGKDINSPKHKMFFSLCCSYRDILHCNKRPFYLKGLEDTSIMDAYIMHSLNHVFRTRDCVKKKE; this comes from the exons ATGAAGAAGCGTCAACGTGTTGCTCCTATTTCCGAGTCTATCTCGAAAAG gaaaaagaaagaagataaaggtacgaaaaaaaagaaagaaggtaGAAGGGTGGAGAAAGAGACAAATGTTGAGATCATTAAATCTGTGAACTTGCTGGAGGATGACCATGATGGAGAAG GGTCTGGCATTGATTCTCCTATAAGCAATGTTGTGGGAAGCTTGCAGCAAAATTCTGATGACAATGATTCTGGATTAATAGAAGTTTTTGAGACTGAAGAAGACAATGAGTTTTCTCATTCAGATAAAGAGGATATTAGGACAATTGGTGGAGCCACATCTGAGGATTCAGTGGATTTGAG CTCTTTTGATTTGCATTTGCAACATAATTTATCAAAAGAGGAGATCGACAGCCAAAAGAACTTGAAATTCAGCTGGGATGTACCAGTTATCGGTGCCTCAAATTGCAAATGGAGAGGAACTGGCGAAAATATCTTGAAG GATTTTAATATCAACTCCTGTCCCGGTCTGAAGGAAAAGTTATATGAGCATTGGATGGATGTCTCCAAGACATCTGGAGGCAAGGATATTAATTCACCAAAACATAAGATGTTTTTCTCCCTTT GCTGCAGCTACCGGGATATACTTCACTGTAACAAGAGACCATTCTATCTAAAAGGCCTTGAAGACACAAGCATCATGGATGCATACATAATGCATTCT CTCAATCACGTCTTCAGAACTAGAgattgtgttaaaaaaaaagaatga
- the LOC25494399 gene encoding auxin transporter-like protein 4 has protein sequence MLSQNQAEEAIVTNMNETEQEGGSSLEEIAEDQSMFNFKSFLWHGGSVWDAWFSCASNQVAQVLLTLPYSFSQLGMVSGIVFQIFYGLIGSWTAYLISVLYVEYRARKEKENVNFKNHVIQWFEVLDGLLGRYWKALGLAFNCTFLLFGSVIQLIACASNIYYINDKLDKRTWTYIFGACCATTVFIPSFHNYRIWSFLGLGMTTYTAWYMAIAAIVNGQIENVVHSGPTKLVLYFTGATNILYTFGGHAVTVEIMHAMWKPQKFKYIYFLATLYVFTLTIPSAVAVYWAFGDELLNHSNAFSLLPKNGFRDAAVILMLIHQFITFGFACTPLYFVWEKVIGMHDTKSICLRALVRLPVVIPIWFLAIIFPFFGPINSAVGALLVTFTVYIIPALAHMLTYRTASARKNAVEKPPSFLPSWTAVYVLNAFIVVWVLVVGFGFGGWASMTNFIRQIDTFGLFAKCYQCKPPTPPQAPSPHARH, from the exons ATGTTGTCTCAAAACCAAGCAGAGGAAGCAATTGTTACAAACATGAATGAGACAGAACAAGAAGGTGGTTCAAGTTTAGAAGAAATAGCAGAAGACCAATCCatgttcaatttcaaaagtttcTTATGGCATGGTGGTTCTGTTTGGGATGCATGGTTTAGTTGTGCTTCAAATCAA gtggCTCAAGTGTTGTTAACACTTCCATATTCTTTCTCTCAACTTGGTATGGTATCAGGCATAGTGTTTCAGATATTCTATGGACTTATTGGAAGCTGGACTGCTTATCTAATTAGTGTACTTTATGTTGAGTACCGTGCtagaaaggaaaaggaaaatgttaacttcaAGAACCATGTCATCCag TGGTTTGAAGTTCTTGATGGATTACTAGGTAGATATTGGAAAGCATTGGGGTTAGCCTTCAATTGCACTTTTCTTCTCTTTGGATCTGTCATTCAGCTTATAGCATGTGCAAG TAATATATATTACATAAATGATAAATTGGACAAAAGGACTTGGACTTATATTTTTGGAGCTTGTTGTGCTACAACTGTGTTCATACCTTCATTCCATAATTATCGTATTTGGTCATTTCTTGGTCTTGGAATGACCACTTATACTGCTTGGTATATGGCTATAGCTGCTATAGTTAATGGCCAG ATAGAAAATGTGGTACACTCTGGTCCAACAAAGCTAGTGCTGTACTTCACTGGAGCCACTAACATACTCTACACATTCGGTGGACATGCTGTGACAGT AGAGATTATGCATGCAATGTGGAAACCTCAAAAGTTCAAGTACATATATTTTCTGGCAACTTTGTACGTTTTCACATTAACGATTCCTTCAGCTGTTGCCGTTTACTGGGCTTTTGGTGATGAATTGTTAAACCATTCcaatgctttctctcttcttcccaaAAATGGATTCCGTGATGCTGCCGTTATCCTCATGCTCATTCATCAG TTCATCACATTTGGGTTTGCATGTACTCCATTATATTTTGTGTGGGAGAAGGTTATTGGGATGCATGATACAAAGAGTATTTGTTTGAGGGCACTTGTAAGATTACCGGTGGTGATACCTATATGGTTTTTGGCAataattttccctttctttggACCCATAAACTCAGCTGTTGGGGCCTTACTTGTTACCTTCACTGTCTACATCATTCCTGCCTTAGCTCATATGCTCACTTATAGAACAGCTTCTGCTAGAAAG AATGCTGTTGAGAAGCCTCCTTCATTCCTACCAAGTTGGACAGCTGTATATGTCTTGAATGCCTTCATTGTGGTATGGGTTTTGGTTGTTGGATTTGGGTTTGGAGGATGGGCTAGTATGACCAACTTTATAAGACAAATTGATACATTTGGGCTTTTTGCTAAATGCTACCAATGCAAACCCCCAACACCACCTCAAGCACCATCCCCTCATGCACGTCATTAG